DNA from Chiloscyllium plagiosum isolate BGI_BamShark_2017 chromosome 44, ASM401019v2, whole genome shotgun sequence:
TGGTGTAGGCAAATAAATTCCCACATGTcagagatatttggacaggtacatgatggagtaggattggagggatatggaccaaatgaagGTGAAGGGGATTGGATGAATTGTGAAAAGTGGGCAGCATAGACAAGTTAGGCCGAATTCCGCACTGtaaagctctatgactctataatgtttCAAGGCAGTTCACAAAAACGTTAGATGGCAATGTACGACACCGGGCCACATAGTTAGGGCAAGTGACCAAACATTTAGTATTATAACAAGGTATGAAGGAACGTTTTAAAGGGGGAAAGTGAGGTAGAGAAATAGGGAGGTTTGACGTGAAGAATTCAGAACTCGTGGCCTTGACAACAGAGGGAACAAGACTTATAGTGGAGTGATTAATAGCTGGCCGGCTGTATATTAGGATAGATACATCGAGAGATATCAAGGGACTCAAGAGTATCACAGCAGATGAGGTGAGACAAGGGGGAAGTCAGGTGATGTTACTGAAGTGGAATTGGGCAATCTTAGATTAGACTACCTacagtgtggcccaacaagtccacatcgaccctctgaagtgtaacccacccagtcccatttccctctgactaatgcacctaacactctgggcgatttagcatggccaattcaccccatgcctgcacatctttggactgtgggaggaaaccggagcacccggaggaaacccatgtggacacggggagaatgtacaaactccacacagacagtcgcccaaggcgggaatcgaacctgggaccctggtgctgtgaggcagcagtgctaaccactgagctgatAATGGAGATAGATGGTTAGAAGCTCAACTTGGGGCAAAATATTCTCCACTGTGAACAGTCTGGTTCAGCTTCAGACAGTTATCGGGAGAGAGATGGAATGAATGGAGTTTGTAACAGGGAGTGGGGAAGAATGGTTGCAATCTttgcaaatatttaaaaggaagaaatttctgctcccCCAGTGCCTGATGTTAGACAGGTCAGGACAGTGTGTGACTGGAAGTTGATGGTGTTCATAGATACCTGCTATACCAGTCCTTCTAGGTGTTGGAGTTTGAAGTTTGCGGAGGTACTGTCAATGTTTATTTAGACACATACaaaatctctctccttcactgtctGCCTTCTCTATCGCTGTCACCTCCTGTTGCATTGTGTAGGCCGAGAGTGGTTTGTAGGCTCCCCCCGctgaagaacatcagtgaaccattTGTCTGTTTTGcaatcataagatgtaggagtagaTGTTCATCTGTAGCCCGTCTGTTCTGCTTCAGGCATCAATGTGATCATGTcctatctgataatcctcaactctattttttCTGCCATGTCtaacctgtcaagtcccctaagaatctcgTAGCTGTCAATAAGGTTGCCCATCATTGGTTGATAATCCAGTGAATACGGGgccaatttactcaacctcttgTTGTAAGATAGACCCTCCATACCtggtcgagaatgtggtgctggaaaagcacagcaggtcaggcagcatccgaggagcaggagaatcaacatcttgggcaaaagccattcatcaggaagggctttttcccgaaacatcaattctcctgctcctctgatgctgcctgaccctgctgcgcttttccagcaccacgctgtcgactctagtctccagcatcagcagtcctcagttcCTCCAAACCCAGAATCAGCCGAGCGAACCTTCCTTTGATGACCTCCATTGCCAGTATATCTTGCCTGAGAAAAGAGGCACCAAactcttcacagtattccaactgtggtttGACGAGTGCCTTGCATTATTTTAACAGAAGCTCCACACTTTTATGCTCAACTCCCGTtgacttccctattacccactgaaagTAGATGCTAGCTTTTTTTGTGATTCACGAACGAGTCCTCCTAAACAGCTTTCTGCAGACTTTCTCTGTTGAAGTAACATTCATCTCTATTGTTCCTGTCAAATttcaaaacctcacattttcccacaatatattGCATATGGCAAGACTTTGTCCACTAAATTGACTTGCTTATGTTGCACTTGGGACTCTTTGTGTCAGCCTTAGCACTTACTTTCCCAACTacttttgtgtcacctgcaaacttggctGTTGAACACTGACTTTCTTCATTGAAGTCCTTAACGTGAATTGAAAATAGTTCTGGCCCCCCCCCTAGTACTGATCCCTCTGGCACTCTACTAATTAccggttaccatcctgaaaactTTCCCCATGTTCCAACGCTGTCTGTCATGGCTTGGTTTGCCATTCATCGAGCTATGATAATATACCACTTCCAACATCACGAGTTCTTATCTCATTAAATAGCACAGTGTGTCGGATCTGATCAGAAGCATTCTGCAGTTCAAACATATTACAACCACCGTTTCCCCTTTCGTGGTCACGCATTCCTAATTTGGGCCCCACAAATAACCAGATTCAGCTTTCGCAATATGTTTTGCATTGTGGGTCCTTGCTCACTTGATTTACTCTGTTTTAGATCAATTTCACACGGTGTTAGTTGGAGAGGATTTGTGGTTTGGAAACCGAAACCAAACACCACATCCGGATCTGATGGAGTCGGACAATTTAGTCGAACCTGCGTACCGTCGGATTTTGAGCATGGAAGGAATAAGCGCCGTTCACAGCGGGGAGAAACCGTACGTGTGTTCTGTGTGTGGACGAGGCTTCAGCCAGTCGTCTGGCTTAACGAGACATAAATGCagccacactggggagaaaccatggaaatgtggggactgcGGGAAGGGGTACCGATCCCCATCAAAGCTAGAAACTCATCgacgcagtcacactggggagagaccattcacctgctccaccTGTGGGAAGGGGCTAACTCAGTTATCCAGCCTGCTGGCACACCAACGGGTTCACACCGACgagagaccgttcacctgctCAGACTGTGGGAAGGGCTATAAGAGTTCCGGGGACCTGATTTGCCATCAACgtcttcacactgaggagagacccttcaggtgctctcactgtgggactggCTTCAGGCGATCAGCTCATCTCACTgtacaccagcgggttcacaccggCGAGAAACCGTTCGTCTGCTCTGTGTGTGGCAAGGGATTTACTCAGACTTCCACCCTCCTGACACATCAGctggttcacactggggagagaccgttcacctgctccACCTGTTGGAGAGGATTCACAACCTCATcccacctgctgagacaccagcgagtCCACAAAGAGCAGCAGTGATTGGATTGTGCTGTGAATCGCATCCAGGACGGACCCATGTTTATCACGGTCTGTGTCAGGTGATGTTACTGAACTTCAGCCCTGTTAAAGGGGTTAATATACTAGATAAAGGCTAAATATATCAACCTTGGTGACAGAGTGTCGAGTCTTTTCAATATGTCTAACTACACATTCATTACTTTTGAAGATTCTTCATCTCActgtctcctccatcctcacCACCAACAACAAGTGGATGGATCACCTTTGTCACTATGACTGAGACAGCCTCATCAGTTGCTTCTATTGGTGTCCTCCTGTCCACAGCCAAACTGTGTTGAAATGAGCTCCTTATCTGCACTGTGAAACCACGTGTTTCACCAGGTTCTTGCTCATTTTCCTTCATTTACTGTCGGGACTGACCTTGTCCATGCGATCCACTTCCTCTTCCCTCAGtcccgtgctaaattgcccatcgtgtgcaGGGTCGgtggggttagccatgggaaacgcagggttacaagGGTAGGGGGCGTGGTTTTGGATGGGATGTTTAATAAAgaagatggcacggtggctcagtggttagcgccgcggacccagcttcgattccaacctcaggtgaatgtctgtgtggagtttgcatattctccccgtgtctgcgtgggtttccttccacaatccaaagatgtgcaggtcaggtgcattggccatgctgaattgcccatagtgtttggcgcattaattagagggaaatgggactgggtgggttactcttcggagggtcggtgtggacttgttgggccgaagggcctgtttccacactgtagggaatctaatctaatcttgttgcCCCTGAACTGCTGACACCATCTGCCAAACTGCTCttgttcatagaatccatacagtgtggaaacaggcccttcggtccaacaagttcataccgcccctccaaggagtaacccatccagacccactctgtTACCCCTATTActcgatatttacccctgacccacacatccttgaacaccatgggcaatttagcttggccaattcatcctaaCGTGCATGTCTTTGGATCGTGGAAGGAAAGTGGAGCATGGGAggagacactgagagaatgtgcaaactcttcacagtcacctgaggtgggaatcgaatccgggactctggcgttgtgaggcagcagtgctaaccactgagctgcccctgCTATCCTTTATGGTTGTCTGTCTCAGGAACAGACCCAAATCCCTTTCCCGCTGCTCTCATCAACCCCTTCTCAAAGTGAAAGCAGAACTTTGGCTTCTTGCATTATAACTGACCTTCATCCCATCTCAACTTTACTCTTTCTTCTCAGAACATTATGGCTTGTTCCAAATCTGTCCAGTGTTCCCAGAACGCTTACAATCAAAGAGTGTTGCCCCTATCACACGAGTAAACGTTTTGTGAAGTCAACATTCAATGCTGGTGTAATTgatgaaactccacacagatatttgcctgaggtgagaatcgaacccaggtctctggcactgtgaggtagcagcggtaaccactgagccactgtgctgcccaatgaAGCTAAAGACTTTGCAACCTTCTCCCTAATTCTCCTCCTGCTTTAAGTTATTCATTACAACTGACCTCTTTGACCACAAATGTAAATTAGAGGTCCTCACCTGGACATATTttgcaatgtggatttcaccagtttcctcataccCCCTCCTTCCACACCTCTtcacccagcctcattcctgatgaagggcttttgcccgaaacgttcattcacctgctcctcggatgctgcctgaccggctgtgcttttccagcaccacactcttcaactccgatctccagcatctgcagtcctcactttctccgtttaTTGCCATTACCTTACCATCGCTGAGGATTTAATCTGTAACTTTTAGCAAACAGCATCATGATAGCACCTTCAGCATACAGAATGCAGCAATTTAGGAAGAGTGATTAATGCTAAAAATAgacacattttagattagattcccgacagtgtggaaacaggcccttcgacccaaccagtccacaccgaccctccgaagagtaacccacccagtcccatttccccctgactaatgctcctaacactatgggcaatttagaatggccaattcacctgaccagcacacctttggactgtgggacaaaaccagagcacccggaggaaacccacacagacacggaaaatgtgcaaagtccacacagacagttgcccaaggctggaactgaacctgggtccctggtgcagtgagacagcagtgctaaccactgagccactgtgccatccctttTTACAAAAGCCTTTCGTCTTGCTCTCGTTAGAACATTCACAAGTAGTACCAATGGAAAGGGGAACAACATTTTGTACTTTTGCTTTAGGGAAATATCTACTTTAACGAAGCCATATAAACATCTGAATTGTGTACATATTTTTGATATACAGTACACAAGGTCGATATTGGTATAAAATAATTGGTAGGAGACTGCCACATGCCAAAGGCCATTTCTCAAAAATATCCACAATCAATAAGCTATTTACAATCACTCAAATTATATCAAAGACCAGATGGGGAGAAATTGGACCTCTTTTGATATAACTTTGAACTCTGGTTTCGCCCCTTTCAGGAAACCTTAGTTTAACACACAATGTTACAGAATCACACCAACATTGATAGTACATAAAATGAAATGCTTTCCTTTTCCCTCAGTGCAATGCTTGGAATTACAGCAGGTAAAGCAGATGACTGACTGTCACCTCCCTCTTGGTGTGTTTATTGTGATGTGGATCATCAAATTCAGCTCCAACTCAGACAAGATAAACAGGGAGGGAGAGGCGAACACCAAATCCATTTACAAAACGTAAAACCGTGTTACTGCTGGACATTGGTCCATACCTGGACAAAGTTACCATCACCTCCAACAAGCAGGGGCAAGAGAACAACACTGTGTACTGTGTGAGAAGAGAGTGCTGGTTGGTTGGTAATTGGGCAGTGACTGGTCGAGACATTGCCAGGATGAATGCAGAGGTTgggtgatgactgacagttacTATTCACAATCTTCAAATATGAACCAAACAGTATGACTCAAACAAGATATTCCCCTGTGTACTGAACCAGAGAATGGTCAGAATCTGTTCTGGTGAGTTAAATCAAAGTACAATCTATGTGCATATTCTTTCTGGCTGCAAAGAACAGGGCCGTGTGCATTAATATATGGAGCTTCCAGTCTGCTCAGATGTGTGCCACAGTGTGAGCCTGACGGTC
Protein-coding regions in this window:
- the LOC122543497 gene encoding zinc finger protein 239-like codes for the protein MESDNLVEPAYRRILSMEGISAVHSGEKPYVCSVCGRGFSQSSGLTRHKCSHTGEKPWKCGDCGKGYRSPSKLETHRRSHTGERPFTCSTCGKGLTQLSSLLAHQRVHTDERPFTCSDCGKGYKSSGDLICHQRLHTEERPFRCSHCGTGFRRSAHLTVHQRVHTGEKPFVCSVCGKGFTQTSTLLTHQLVHTGERPFTCSTCWRGFTTSSHLLRHQRVHKEQQ